A single Parabacteroides timonensis DNA region contains:
- a CDS encoding NAD(P)/FAD-dependent oxidoreductase: MIQELQLRILPEEAVNEQSLKQVVARETGSPLKDIQAVRLLKRSIDARQRTIYVNVKLRIFINEQPEEAEYQSVEYKDVSSGKPVIVVGAGPGGLFAALRLIELGLRPVIIERGKNVRDRKKDIALISREHVVNSESNYSFGEGGAGAYSDGKLYTRSKKRGSVDKILNVFCQHGASTSILADAHPHIGTDKLPRVIENIREQIIRCGGEVHFETRMDALILKDNEVVGIETNTGKTFLGPVILATGHSARDVYRYLYEQKIPIEAKGIAVGVRLEHPQELIDQIQYHRREGRGKYLPAAEYSFVTQASGRGVYSFCMCPGGFVVPAASGPKQVVVNGMSPSNRGSRWSNSGMVVEIRPEDYPELMKHEEIKVPADSPLALMAFQERLEEVCWLNGGMKQTAPAQRMNDFVTKKNSFDLPESSYTPGLLASPLHFWMPEFVTSRLRDGFRHFGKTSKGFLTNEALMIGVETRTSSPVRILRDRDTYQHITLKGLFPCGEGAGYAGGIVSAAIDGERCAEGVAAMETQS; this comes from the coding sequence ATGATACAAGAATTACAACTCCGCATTCTGCCGGAAGAAGCAGTCAATGAGCAATCCCTGAAACAAGTCGTTGCACGGGAAACCGGTTCCCCTCTCAAAGATATACAAGCAGTACGGTTATTGAAACGTTCGATCGATGCCCGTCAGCGTACGATTTATGTAAATGTTAAACTGCGTATATTTATTAATGAGCAGCCGGAAGAGGCAGAATACCAGTCGGTGGAATATAAAGATGTATCAAGCGGTAAACCTGTGATTGTGGTTGGTGCCGGCCCCGGAGGACTGTTTGCCGCTCTGCGTCTGATTGAACTAGGCTTGCGCCCTGTTATCATAGAACGTGGTAAGAATGTTCGCGATCGAAAGAAGGATATTGCATTGATCAGTCGTGAGCATGTCGTGAACAGTGAATCGAATTACAGTTTCGGTGAAGGTGGTGCCGGGGCTTATTCGGATGGTAAGTTATATACCCGCAGTAAGAAACGCGGTTCAGTAGATAAGATTCTGAATGTTTTTTGTCAGCATGGTGCCAGTACCTCGATCCTGGCAGATGCCCATCCTCATATAGGAACGGATAAACTGCCCCGTGTGATAGAAAATATCCGTGAGCAGATCATCCGTTGTGGCGGTGAAGTTCATTTCGAAACCCGTATGGATGCTCTGATCCTGAAAGACAATGAAGTTGTCGGTATTGAAACCAATACAGGAAAGACCTTTCTTGGCCCGGTTATCCTGGCAACTGGTCATTCGGCCCGTGATGTTTATCGATATCTTTATGAGCAAAAGATCCCTATCGAAGCTAAAGGAATTGCCGTGGGTGTTCGTTTGGAACATCCGCAGGAGCTGATCGACCAAATTCAGTATCACCGTAGAGAGGGGAGAGGAAAGTATCTTCCGGCTGCCGAATATAGCTTTGTTACGCAGGCAAGCGGAAGAGGTGTGTATTCTTTCTGTATGTGTCCCGGTGGATTTGTCGTTCCGGCGGCAAGCGGTCCGAAACAAGTTGTTGTAAACGGTATGTCGCCGTCTAACCGAGGTTCGCGCTGGTCGAATTCCGGAATGGTGGTAGAGATCCGACCTGAAGATTATCCGGAACTGATGAAACATGAAGAGATAAAGGTCCCTGCCGATTCGCCTTTAGCATTGATGGCTTTTCAGGAAAGGCTGGAAGAAGTATGTTGGCTGAACGGTGGTATGAAACAGACAGCACCAGCCCAACGTATGAACGACTTTGTTACGAAGAAAAACTCGTTCGACTTGCCGGAGTCTTCCTATACACCCGGTTTGTTGGCTTCACCGCTTCATTTCTGGATGCCGGAGTTTGTAACCAGTCGCCTGCGCGATGGTTTTCGTCATTTTGGCAAGACATCGAAAGGTTTCCTGACCAATGAAGCTCTGATGATAGGAGTGGAGACACGTACGTCTTCCCCTGTTCGCATCCTTCGTGATCGCGATACGTATCAGCATATTACTCTAAAAGGACTTTTCCCTTGTGGGGAAGGAGCAGGCTATGCCGGAGGGATTGTCTCTGCCGCTATTGATGGGGAACGTTGTGCGGAAGGAGTTGCCGCGATGGAGACGCAGTCTTAA
- the radA gene encoding DNA repair protein RadA, giving the protein MAKTKTVYVCSNCGADSPKWVGKCPNCGEWNTYVEEIVATKEPSAKRIIPGITDNEKVRPVLLRDITSEEESRIDLKDEELNRVLGGGLVKGSLVLIGGEPGIGKSTLVLQTVLGLNGLKTLYVSGEESSRQLKLRADRLAHENPDCFILCETNLEQIFVQARNVQPDLMIIDSIQTIYTEIVESSPGSVSQVRECSAAILKYAKESGVPVLLIGHINKEGSIAGPKVLEHIVDTVLQFEGDQHYMYRILRSIKNRFGSTAELGIYEMRQNGLREVSNPSELLLTQNHEGLSGVTIAAAIEGIRPFLIETQALVSSAVYGTPQRSATGFDLRRMNMLLAVLEKRAGFKLIQKDVFLNIAGGLKVNDPAIDLAVISAVLSSSLDISIEQGVCMCGEVGLSGEIRPVNRIEQRILEAEKLGFSRIIIPHNNLKGFDTAKCKIQIIQVKKVEEAFRHLFG; this is encoded by the coding sequence ATGGCTAAGACAAAAACAGTATATGTCTGCTCCAATTGTGGAGCAGACTCTCCTAAATGGGTCGGTAAATGTCCTAATTGCGGCGAATGGAACACGTATGTGGAAGAAATCGTCGCCACCAAAGAACCCTCGGCAAAACGTATTATTCCAGGAATAACTGATAACGAGAAAGTGCGTCCGGTCTTATTACGCGATATCACGTCCGAAGAAGAATCCCGTATCGATTTGAAGGATGAAGAGTTGAACCGTGTCCTCGGTGGGGGGCTGGTGAAAGGATCGCTGGTACTGATCGGTGGTGAACCGGGTATCGGCAAGTCAACTTTGGTGTTGCAGACCGTCTTGGGGCTGAACGGGCTGAAAACATTATATGTTTCGGGTGAGGAAAGCAGTCGGCAGCTTAAACTTCGTGCCGACCGTCTGGCTCATGAAAATCCGGACTGTTTTATCTTATGCGAGACAAACCTGGAACAGATATTTGTACAGGCTCGTAACGTGCAACCGGATTTAATGATCATCGACTCTATCCAGACTATCTATACCGAGATTGTGGAATCGTCTCCCGGTAGTGTCTCCCAGGTGCGTGAATGTAGCGCCGCTATCCTGAAATATGCTAAAGAAAGTGGTGTGCCTGTTTTGCTGATCGGTCATATTAATAAGGAAGGAAGTATTGCCGGGCCAAAAGTCCTGGAACATATTGTCGATACAGTGCTTCAGTTTGAAGGCGACCAACATTATATGTACCGTATTCTGCGCAGTATTAAAAACCGTTTCGGTAGTACGGCTGAATTGGGTATCTATGAAATGAGGCAGAATGGTTTACGTGAAGTAAGCAATCCGTCGGAATTATTGTTGACCCAAAATCATGAGGGGCTGAGTGGGGTGACGATCGCCGCTGCGATCGAAGGGATTCGTCCTTTCCTGATCGAGACTCAGGCATTAGTAAGTTCTGCTGTTTACGGTACGCCGCAACGCAGCGCAACGGGATTCGATCTGCGACGAATGAATATGTTGCTGGCAGTTCTTGAAAAACGTGCCGGATTTAAATTGATACAAAAGGATGTGTTTCTGAATATTGCCGGTGGTTTAAAGGTAAATGACCCTGCTATTGACTTAGCTGTTATCAGTGCCGTACTTTCATCGAGTCTCGATATCAGTATCGAGCAAGGTGTATGTATGTGTGGCGAGGTCGGTTTATCGGGTGAGATTCGTCCGGTCAACCGTATCGAGCAACGTATCCTGGAAGCGGAGAAGCTAGGTTTTTCGCGTATAATCATTCCTCATAATAACCTGAAAGGTTTCGATACCGCTAAATGTAAAATACAGATTATACAGGTGAAGAAAGTGGAAGAGGCTTTCCGTCATCTGTTTGGATAA
- a CDS encoding ferredoxin domain-containing protein — protein MIQNEREIRHEHVLAVVRQMMTAARTAPKGKGVDIIEIAMVTGDDIRHLSEEMLKVAAETGLKFFLRDADNILSAEAVVILGTRQQVQGLNCAHCGYDTCVEKPAEVPCAINSVDLGIAIGSACATASDLRLDTRVMFSAGLAAQRLGWLGEDSKCVMAIPVSASSKNPFFDRKPKEQPVK, from the coding sequence ATGATACAAAACGAAAGAGAGATACGACACGAACATGTGTTAGCTGTTGTCCGTCAGATGATGACGGCTGCCCGGACGGCTCCGAAAGGGAAAGGTGTTGACATTATAGAGATTGCAATGGTAACGGGTGATGATATCCGGCATCTGTCTGAAGAGATGTTGAAGGTTGCCGCTGAGACAGGATTAAAGTTTTTCTTACGTGATGCGGATAACATCCTGAGCGCCGAGGCTGTTGTGATACTCGGCACGCGTCAGCAGGTACAAGGACTGAATTGTGCACATTGCGGATATGATACTTGTGTAGAGAAACCGGCAGAAGTTCCGTGTGCTATTAATTCCGTAGATTTGGGTATTGCAATCGGATCAGCTTGTGCTACGGCTTCCGACCTGCGTTTGGATACGCGTGTCATGTTTAGTGCCGGCCTGGCTGCACAGCGTTTGGGATGGCTCGGTGAAGACAGTAAATGTGTGATGGCTATCCCGGTCAGTGCCTCTTCAAAAAATCCGTTCTTTGATCGTAAGCCTAAAGAACAACCTGTGAAGTAA
- a CDS encoding KamA family radical SAM protein gives MIKRKELTYDNSYLLKVFNRDFPHLIAMAEESRSVELFREALRSFVSSRLDTGEGGSNMGNAVAKRILLLLDYDETTVDELSTGEELSIHTFTYFWQLLTGKLTDNVSPDLFIDLYHQFMLLEHPEEIVPDRSQVKRQMSRWPTGLDEEVIAVREANKDRIIRRLIRKIERRNAPSSRYQFTPEMTEEEKYDQVKEWWNTARFHLALAIKSPKELNYFLGDSLSEEMMQLLSHARKKGMPFFVTPYYLSLLNPGKEGYDDETIRSYVLYSEELVETYGSIKAWEKEDIVVPGQPNAAGWLLPEGHNIHRRYPEVAILIPDSMGRACGGLCASCQRMYDFQSERLNFDFEALKAKESWDKKLRRLMHYFEEDAQLRDILITGGDALMSQNATLRKILEAVYKMAVRKRKANEERPEGEKYAELQRVRLGSRLLAYLPLRITDELVAILKEFKDKASTVGVSQFIIQTHFQSPLEVTPEAKRAIQAILDAGWVITNQLVYTVAASRRGHTAKLRQTLNSVGIICYYTFSVKGFNENYAVFTPNSRSLQEQYEEKAFGHIPEDKLEELDNIVTNKRPLGKKLIGFLRDNHLLFAATDRSVLNLPAIGKSMTFKTVGFTAEGKRILKFDHDTGRRHSPIIHQMGEVFIVENKSVAAYLRQLEELGEDVKEYRSIWNYCEGVTEPRFSLYEYPGYPFAITEKMTNLELENE, from the coding sequence ATGATTAAAAGAAAAGAACTAACGTACGACAATTCTTATTTACTGAAAGTGTTTAACAGAGATTTTCCTCATTTGATAGCAATGGCGGAAGAGAGCCGGAGCGTGGAGCTGTTCAGAGAAGCTCTTCGTTCTTTTGTCTCTTCACGGCTAGATACGGGTGAGGGGGGCAGTAATATGGGGAATGCCGTGGCGAAGCGTATTTTACTTTTATTGGATTATGATGAGACGACGGTAGATGAACTCTCAACCGGTGAGGAACTGTCGATACATACCTTTACCTATTTCTGGCAATTACTGACCGGGAAACTTACTGATAATGTATCACCCGATCTTTTCATCGATTTGTATCATCAGTTTATGTTACTGGAGCATCCGGAAGAAATTGTTCCTGATCGCTCGCAGGTAAAACGGCAAATGAGTCGTTGGCCGACAGGGTTGGATGAGGAAGTGATAGCCGTTCGTGAAGCGAATAAAGATCGGATAATCAGAAGACTGATCCGTAAAATAGAACGTCGTAATGCACCATCGTCCCGATATCAGTTTACTCCGGAAATGACAGAGGAGGAAAAATATGATCAGGTGAAGGAATGGTGGAATACGGCACGTTTTCATTTAGCGCTGGCTATCAAAAGCCCGAAGGAACTAAATTATTTTCTGGGCGATTCCCTGTCAGAGGAGATGATGCAATTGCTGAGCCATGCCCGGAAAAAAGGCATGCCGTTCTTTGTCACTCCCTACTATTTGTCGTTGCTTAATCCGGGAAAAGAGGGATATGATGATGAGACAATCCGGTCGTATGTCTTGTATTCGGAAGAACTGGTGGAGACATACGGAAGTATCAAAGCGTGGGAAAAAGAGGATATAGTAGTACCCGGGCAACCCAATGCTGCCGGGTGGTTGTTGCCCGAAGGGCATAATATCCATCGTCGTTATCCTGAAGTTGCTATCCTGATACCGGATTCGATGGGCCGGGCTTGTGGAGGGCTATGTGCTTCCTGTCAGCGAATGTACGATTTTCAAAGTGAACGTTTGAATTTTGATTTCGAAGCATTAAAAGCAAAAGAAAGCTGGGATAAGAAATTGCGCCGGTTGATGCATTATTTTGAGGAGGATGCCCAGTTAAGAGATATCCTGATTACCGGGGGAGATGCGCTGATGAGTCAGAATGCAACACTACGCAAGATATTGGAAGCCGTATATAAAATGGCAGTTCGTAAACGGAAAGCCAATGAAGAACGTCCGGAAGGTGAAAAATATGCTGAGTTGCAACGTGTACGTTTGGGATCGCGTTTGCTCGCTTATCTTCCGTTGCGTATAACGGACGAACTGGTAGCCATTCTAAAAGAGTTTAAAGACAAAGCTTCTACGGTTGGTGTTTCCCAGTTTATTATCCAGACCCATTTCCAGTCTCCTTTAGAAGTAACTCCCGAGGCTAAACGAGCCATACAAGCGATCCTTGATGCCGGATGGGTCATTACCAACCAGTTGGTTTATACGGTAGCTGCATCCCGGCGGGGGCATACGGCTAAGTTACGCCAGACTTTGAATTCGGTAGGGATCATTTGTTATTATACCTTCTCCGTGAAAGGCTTTAACGAAAATTATGCCGTGTTTACACCTAATAGCCGTTCGTTGCAGGAACAATACGAAGAGAAGGCATTCGGTCACATTCCAGAAGATAAACTGGAGGAACTGGATAATATAGTAACGAATAAGCGTCCGTTGGGCAAAAAGTTGATAGGTTTCCTTAGAGACAATCATTTATTATTTGCAGCAACCGACCGGAGTGTATTGAATTTGCCGGCAATCGGAAAAAGCATGACATTTAAAACGGTAGGATTTACGGCAGAAGGCAAGCGTATCCTGAAGTTCGACCATGATACCGGTCGTCGGCACAGCCCGATCATTCATCAGATGGGAGAGGTATTTATTGTCGAGAATAAATCGGTTGCGGCCTATCTTCGGCAGTTGGAAGAATTGGGAGAGGATGTGAAAGAATACCGTAGTATCTGGAATTATTGCGAAGGTGTCACGGAACCACGTTTCAGTTTATATGAATATCCCGGTTATCCTTTTGCGATCACAGAAAAGATGACAAATCTTGAACTTGAAAACGAGTAA
- a CDS encoding response regulator transcription factor gives MDMPRILVVDDEEDLCEILKFNLEIEGYEVDTAFSAEEALKKDLSVYQLLLLDVMMGEISGFKMASILRKDENTANVPIIFLTAKDTENDMLTGFNLGADDYISKPFSIRQVVARVKAVLRRTAEKDKTTANELLEYETLALDTKRIKASVDGKEIPLTKKEFEILKLLLENKGNVFSREEILSRIWKDEVYVLDRTIDVNITRLRKKIGSYGKNIVTRLGFGYCFEC, from the coding sequence ATGGACATGCCCCGAATTCTTGTTGTGGACGACGAAGAGGACTTGTGCGAAATCCTCAAATTCAATCTGGAAATAGAAGGATATGAAGTAGATACCGCTTTCAGTGCGGAAGAAGCACTCAAAAAAGACCTATCCGTATATCAACTACTACTGCTCGATGTGATGATGGGAGAAATCTCCGGATTCAAAATGGCAAGTATTTTACGGAAAGATGAAAATACAGCCAATGTTCCAATCATCTTCCTGACAGCGAAAGATACGGAAAACGATATGCTGACCGGTTTTAACCTGGGAGCAGACGACTATATTTCAAAACCGTTTTCCATCCGCCAGGTTGTCGCACGCGTTAAAGCGGTGTTACGCAGAACAGCAGAAAAAGATAAAACTACGGCTAACGAACTGCTCGAATACGAGACACTGGCCCTCGATACCAAACGCATCAAAGCGTCTGTCGATGGGAAAGAAATCCCTTTGACCAAAAAGGAGTTTGAAATATTGAAACTGTTACTGGAAAACAAAGGGAATGTATTTTCACGCGAAGAGATTCTGTCACGCATCTGGAAAGATGAAGTATACGTATTGGACCGTACCATCGATGTAAACATCACCCGGCTACGGAAAAAGATCGGCTCTTACGGAAAGAATATCGTGACCCGCCTGGGCTTCGGTTATTGTTTTGAATGCTAA
- a CDS encoding sensor histidine kinase, producing the protein MVKVDNMKSRIPFSQRLFWSIFVMFLGFTVCFLLFQYQREREFSQEKLNNVLSNYNYQLFRRTQQQSADIDKNVKQFIEDIPQKDLRVTIINPEGKVLFDNSGTEEFNNHNDRSEVRKARLYNEGFAIRTSGSNGRRYFYSASNIGGYIYRSALPYDPYVQNALSTDKDFIYFMILMTLIFFFVLSRFTFSIGRTISKLRDFALNIEKDRIPETDYMFPNDELGDISRNIITLYHRQQKAKDELSMEREKLIKHFQYAKEGFAMFTAEGKEILSNILFIQFSNVLSDSQIRQAEEVIDIQELEPIKTFLNKNIPNTNRKRKVLRESATIDKNGKIFLIECILFLDNSYEISINDISRQEEESRMKRQLTQNVAHELKTPVSSIQGYLETIISNPELANDKRQFFLERCYSQSTRLTGLLRDISVLNRLDEASELFDLADTNIPKLINEIQKECSKEMEEKHITSEIILPGNPTIYGNYSLLYSIFRNLYDNAIAYAGEGCKITINCYKEDPKFYYFSFADNGTGIPEEHINRIFERFYRVDKGRSRKVGGTGLGLSIVKNGVNFHKGQISAKSSPGKGVTFFFTLKKKL; encoded by the coding sequence ATGGTAAAAGTAGATAATATGAAGAGCAGAATACCGTTCAGTCAACGGTTGTTCTGGTCTATTTTCGTGATGTTTCTGGGATTCACGGTTTGTTTCCTGTTATTTCAATATCAACGGGAACGTGAATTCTCGCAGGAGAAGTTGAATAATGTATTAAGTAACTATAATTACCAGCTATTCCGACGTACACAGCAGCAAAGTGCCGACATAGACAAAAACGTAAAACAGTTCATTGAAGATATTCCGCAAAAAGATCTGCGGGTAACGATTATCAACCCTGAAGGAAAAGTCTTATTTGACAACAGCGGGACTGAAGAATTCAACAACCATAACGACCGTAGCGAAGTACGTAAAGCCCGTCTTTATAATGAAGGCTTTGCTATCCGTACATCCGGATCAAACGGAAGAAGATACTTTTATTCGGCCAGCAATATAGGTGGCTATATTTACCGCTCCGCATTGCCTTACGATCCGTATGTGCAAAATGCACTGTCGACCGATAAGGATTTCATCTATTTCATGATATTGATGACCCTGATCTTCTTCTTTGTACTCTCCCGCTTTACTTTTAGCATCGGCCGTACGATATCCAAACTTCGGGACTTTGCCCTGAATATAGAAAAAGACAGAATACCGGAAACCGATTACATGTTCCCGAATGATGAACTGGGCGATATATCCAGAAATATCATCACATTATACCACCGTCAACAAAAAGCAAAAGATGAGCTTTCTATGGAACGGGAGAAGCTGATCAAACATTTTCAGTACGCAAAAGAAGGATTTGCCATGTTCACGGCAGAAGGAAAAGAAATCCTCTCAAATATTCTTTTCATCCAGTTCTCAAACGTGCTTTCCGACAGCCAGATCCGTCAGGCAGAAGAAGTGATAGACATTCAGGAGTTAGAACCTATCAAAACATTCCTGAACAAAAATATCCCCAATACAAACCGTAAGCGGAAAGTATTACGCGAATCTGCCACAATCGATAAAAATGGTAAGATATTCCTTATCGAATGCATCCTGTTCCTGGATAACAGTTATGAAATCTCGATCAACGATATATCTCGTCAGGAAGAAGAAAGCAGGATGAAACGCCAGCTTACACAAAATGTAGCCCATGAGCTGAAAACCCCTGTCAGCAGTATACAAGGATATCTCGAAACCATCATCAGCAATCCGGAACTGGCAAACGACAAACGCCAGTTCTTTCTTGAGCGCTGTTACTCACAAAGTACTCGCCTGACCGGATTATTACGCGATATATCCGTATTGAACCGATTAGATGAGGCTTCTGAGCTATTCGACCTGGCAGATACGAATATTCCGAAACTGATCAATGAAATACAAAAGGAATGTTCGAAAGAAATGGAAGAGAAACATATCACCTCCGAAATCATCTTACCCGGCAATCCGACCATTTATGGAAATTACTCATTGTTATATTCCATCTTCCGGAACTTATATGATAATGCAATTGCGTATGCAGGAGAAGGATGCAAGATCACGATAAACTGCTATAAAGAAGATCCTAAATTCTATTATTTCAGCTTTGCCGATAATGGTACCGGCATTCCGGAAGAGCATATTAACCGTATTTTTGAACGCTTCTATCGTGTAGACAAAGGACGAAGCCGCAAAGTAGGTGGAACAGGTCTGGGATTATCGATCGTGAAGAATGGTGTCAACTTCCACAAAGGCCAGATTTCAGCGAAAAGTAGCCCGGGAAAGGGAGTCACTTTCTTCTTCACGCTTAAAAAAAAGCTATAA
- the pgl gene encoding 6-phosphogluconolactonase, with translation MKVENYKDSKDALRALTSQLMDYMARKDDQKPFNLALSGGETAKKMFALWADEYKDKVDWDNLRFFWVDERCVAPTDPDSNFGHANRLLFEPLQIPRDHIHRIHGEVEPGTEAMRYSRIVKEYLPRHGQFPYFDCIILGIGGDSHTASIFPDNLPLLTDSRNYAVSQHPETGQFRITMTGPIILNGSPLLVPVLGAGKEAAIEELKQGYSLANATPAAYILSHAVDSILYTTL, from the coding sequence ATGAAAGTTGAAAATTATAAAGATAGTAAAGACGCTCTGAGGGCTTTGACCAGCCAGTTGATGGATTATATGGCCCGTAAAGATGATCAGAAACCGTTTAACCTCGCTCTTTCGGGCGGGGAAACGGCAAAGAAGATGTTTGCCCTCTGGGCTGATGAATACAAGGATAAGGTAGATTGGGACAATCTGCGCTTTTTCTGGGTGGACGAACGTTGTGTAGCCCCGACTGATCCGGATAGTAACTTCGGACATGCGAACAGGTTACTGTTTGAACCTTTGCAGATCCCCAGGGATCATATCCATCGCATTCATGGTGAGGTGGAACCCGGTACGGAGGCTATGCGTTATTCGCGTATCGTAAAGGAATATTTACCCCGTCACGGGCAGTTCCCTTATTTCGATTGTATCATTCTGGGAATAGGAGGCGATTCACACACTGCTTCAATTTTCCCTGATAACCTTCCGTTGCTGACGGATAGCCGAAACTACGCCGTCTCCCAGCATCCTGAAACCGGACAGTTCCGTATTACAATGACCGGTCCGATCATATTGAATGGTTCACCGTTGCTTGTACCGGTTTTGGGTGCAGGTAAGGAAGCTGCAATAGAAGAGTTGAAACAGGGTTATTCGCTGGCGAATGCAACCCCGGCTGCGTATATTTTATCGCATGCGGTAGATTCGATTCTGTATACTACGTTGTAG
- the zwf gene encoding glucose-6-phosphate dehydrogenase, whose protein sequence is MNRPNDQLLVIFGASGDLTGRKLLPALFELHVSNMLPEHFAILGAARTAFTDEEFRAEQRKHILEARGNKETNSEDLDKFLQILFYLAFDSTNTAEYVKLKDRIHLLQQEEHLPDKVIYYLATPPLMYELVPKYLQENGMNVAASEDGWRRVIVEKPFGTSLDTAQQLNQHLCRIFDEKEIYRIDHYLGKETVQNILVLRFSNGIFEPLWNRNYVDSIEISASETLGVENRGKYYDGAGALRDMIQNHLMQLMAFAAMESPSVFDPESIRDEIVKVFRSIRPYTIREINEWVVRGQYEGYREEKNVAPDSNTETYVGMKFFIDNWRWSGVPFYFFTGKKLPEKSSEIVIHFKSTPHQLFAGQCSGSSCNKLVIRIQPDESITLRFGLKMPGAGFTVKQVGMEFRYDSLSKTHLPDAYERLLLDAMLGDSTLYARSDALEASWRFIDPILHHWKEEGSKRLFFYEPGQNGPIERMMLGADSMGAPCDSCG, encoded by the coding sequence ATGAACAGACCAAATGATCAGTTACTTGTTATTTTCGGAGCATCGGGCGACCTGACAGGCCGCAAGTTGCTTCCTGCACTTTTTGAATTGCACGTCAGCAATATGTTACCTGAACATTTTGCGATACTGGGTGCTGCGCGCACCGCGTTTACGGATGAAGAGTTCCGTGCCGAACAACGTAAACATATCCTGGAAGCACGGGGTAATAAGGAAACGAACAGTGAAGATCTGGATAAATTTCTTCAGATACTTTTCTACCTGGCATTCGATTCAACCAATACCGCCGAATATGTGAAACTGAAAGACCGTATCCATCTTTTGCAGCAGGAGGAACATCTTCCCGACAAGGTGATCTATTACCTTGCCACGCCGCCGTTGATGTACGAACTGGTTCCGAAATATCTTCAGGAGAATGGAATGAATGTTGCCGCTTCGGAAGACGGTTGGCGCCGCGTAATCGTGGAGAAGCCTTTCGGTACGAGCCTGGATACTGCACAGCAACTGAATCAGCATCTGTGCCGTATTTTCGATGAGAAGGAGATTTACCGGATCGACCATTATCTGGGAAAAGAGACCGTACAGAACATCCTGGTACTTCGCTTTTCGAACGGTATATTCGAACCGCTGTGGAACCGGAACTATGTCGACTCGATCGAGATCAGTGCCTCAGAAACGCTGGGTGTGGAGAACCGGGGTAAGTATTATGATGGTGCCGGTGCCTTGCGTGACATGATACAGAACCATCTGATGCAATTGATGGCCTTTGCGGCAATGGAGTCACCTTCCGTATTCGACCCGGAGTCGATTCGCGACGAGATCGTGAAGGTCTTCCGTTCGATCCGTCCTTATACGATCCGTGAGATAAACGAATGGGTGGTACGAGGACAGTACGAGGGATATCGGGAAGAAAAGAACGTTGCTCCCGATTCGAATACGGAGACGTATGTCGGTATGAAGTTTTTTATCGATAACTGGCGGTGGAGCGGTGTGCCGTTCTATTTCTTTACCGGGAAGAAGTTGCCGGAAAAGTCGTCGGAGATCGTTATCCATTTCAAATCGACTCCGCACCAATTGTTTGCCGGACAATGTTCGGGTAGTTCCTGTAATAAGTTGGTGATCCGTATCCAGCCCGACGAAAGCATCACGTTACGTTTCGGACTGAAGATGCCTGGTGCCGGATTTACGGTAAAGCAAGTCGGTATGGAGTTCCGTTACGACTCATTGTCTAAGACTCATTTGCCGGATGCCTATGAGCGTTTGTTATTAGATGCTATGCTGGGAGATTCTACCTTGTATGCACGTAGCGATGCATTGGAGGCTAGTTGGCGTTTTATCGATCCGATCTTGCATCATTGGAAAGAAGAAGGGTCGAAGCGATTGTTTTTCTATGAACCGGGACAGAACGGACCGATAGAAAGAATGATGTTAGGTGCAGACTCCATGGGGGCTCCCTGTGATTCATGCGGCTAA